From Pseudarthrobacter equi, a single genomic window includes:
- a CDS encoding TetR/AcrR family transcriptional regulator has translation MNSPSSPPDAPAAPSRRELNKAATRQAITDAALALLRSKGPGGFTAEDIAEAAGISRRTFFNYFNSTDAALASVTHGFLDIVIRQLQLRPAEEPLLEAAQAALMALADPRTVEPLAELFALTQHSQLMAHTELEAWDHCRAQVFTVARDRVAATPDGSDELYVHALAGSVISCGKAAMEVWFSRRGPDLSPASLAELRQLLIDAMALLGSGFTPPAGAGTSTAPATPARPSAPSAAHSS, from the coding sequence GTGAATTCACCCTCGTCCCCGCCTGACGCGCCCGCGGCTCCCTCACGCCGCGAACTGAACAAGGCAGCAACCCGGCAGGCCATTACGGACGCCGCGCTGGCGCTGCTCCGGTCCAAGGGGCCCGGCGGCTTCACGGCCGAAGACATCGCCGAGGCTGCCGGCATCTCCCGACGCACCTTCTTCAACTACTTCAACAGCACCGACGCAGCCCTGGCGTCCGTGACCCACGGCTTCCTGGATATTGTCATCCGGCAACTGCAGCTGCGGCCGGCGGAGGAACCGCTGCTGGAGGCGGCACAGGCTGCCCTCATGGCCCTGGCGGACCCCAGGACGGTGGAGCCCCTGGCCGAGCTGTTCGCCCTGACCCAGCACAGCCAACTGATGGCCCACACCGAACTCGAGGCCTGGGACCACTGCCGCGCCCAGGTCTTCACCGTGGCACGCGACCGGGTGGCAGCAACGCCGGATGGGTCGGACGAACTGTACGTCCATGCCCTGGCCGGCTCCGTCATCTCCTGCGGAAAGGCCGCCATGGAGGTCTGGTTCAGCCGCCGCGGACCCGACCTGTCGCCCGCTTCCCTCGCCGAACTCCGGCAACTCCTTATCGACGCCATGGCCCTCCTGGGCTCCGGCTTCACCCCGCCGGCTGGTGCCGGCACTTCCACCGCGCCGGCCACCCCGGCCCGCCCGTCAGCCCCATCAGCCGCCCACTCCTCCTGA